A part of Cataglyphis hispanica isolate Lineage 1 chromosome 7, ULB_Chis1_1.0, whole genome shotgun sequence genomic DNA contains:
- the LOC126850749 gene encoding COMM domain-containing protein 8-like, whose protein sequence is MESTQSLYLSLFNEDKSNVLKELLHACVDEICGRPGPSYHKFINSMDWNKTEYEGIYKLISSLLRNPASLYMIEEKMPQEYHELPEQVQQNILTCLKVRREHLTNALLRKHYKRKLPTVIDLDWRLKLIMGSSKMASLREFLLQLDLIVEDTESQQIINLELNKDELDTVINALEAIV, encoded by the exons ATGGAGAGTACTCAATCATTGTACCTAAGCCTCTTTAACGAAGACAAAAGCAATGTCTTGAAAGAA CTGTTACATGCATGCGTGGACGAAATCTGTGGTCGTCCAGGACCATCATAtcataaattcattaatagcATGGATTGGAACAAAACAGAATACGAAGGAATTTATAAGCTAATATCATCATTGTTACGGAATCCTGCTTCTCTGTATATGATAGAGGAAAAA ATGCCACAAGAATATCATGAATTACCCGAGCAAGTGCAACAAAACATTCTTACTTGCTTAAAAGTACGCAGGGAACATTTAACAAATGCTTTATTAAGGAAACATTACAAAAGGAAGCTACCAACTGTAATTGATTTAGATTGGAGATTAAAG TTGATAATGGGTTCGAGCAAGATGGCTTCATTACGGGAATTCCTTCTTCAGTTAGATCTAATAGTCGAAGATACAGAATCTCaacaaatcataaatttagaaCTGAACAAGGACGAACTAGATACAGTGATAAATGCTTTAGAAGCGAtagtgtaa